In a genomic window of Aggregatimonas sangjinii:
- a CDS encoding SDR family NAD(P)-dependent oxidoreductase, with protein MSQKGRVAVITGATGGIGFEVAKRLGKEGYTVVLNGIQDDEGAKRVAELSAEGITAEYYGFDVTDEEAVSSNIKKIGEKHGKIDVLVNNAGGLGGRSRFEEMTTEFYRSVMALNLDSTFFASRAAIPYLKKGKNATIINYTSIAGWNAGGPGAGIYGTSKAGVHAITRALAKDLAEYGIRVNAVSPGTIDTPFHSQIKSTKPEVFASWKNNILLGRLGQPEDVAAVVSFLAGDDALFMTAETIQVGGGQGLGI; from the coding sequence ATGAGTCAAAAAGGAAGAGTAGCTGTAATAACAGGAGCAACGGGAGGTATCGGTTTTGAAGTTGCGAAACGATTGGGAAAGGAAGGATATACCGTTGTTTTGAACGGTATACAAGACGATGAGGGAGCGAAGCGGGTAGCAGAGCTTAGCGCGGAAGGCATCACAGCGGAATATTATGGTTTTGATGTGACGGATGAAGAGGCGGTAAGTTCCAACATCAAGAAAATTGGGGAAAAGCACGGAAAAATAGATGTGCTTGTCAACAACGCAGGAGGTTTGGGTGGAAGATCCAGATTCGAAGAAATGACCACGGAATTCTATCGATCGGTCATGGCATTGAACCTCGACTCTACGTTTTTCGCCTCAAGGGCGGCGATTCCTTATCTGAAAAAAGGGAAGAATGCGACCATCATCAATTACACGTCCATTGCAGGGTGGAACGCCGGGGGTCCCGGTGCCGGAATTTACGGAACATCAAAAGCAGGAGTCCATGCGATTACCAGGGCCTTAGCTAAAGACCTCGCCGAATACGGGATTCGCGTAAACGCCGTATCGCCGGGTACTATCGACACGCCTTTTCATTCACAAATCAAATCTACAAAACCCGAAGTTTTCGCCTCATGGAAAAACAATATCCTCTTAGGTAGATTGGGACAGCCCGAAGATGTAGCGGCGGTAGTTTCTTTTCTGGCAGGCGACGACGCCCTGTTCATGACCGCTGAAACGATTCAGGTAGGCGGTGGACAAGGTTTGGGGATTTAA
- a CDS encoding sugar kinase, which produces MKKVVTFGEIMLRLSPPGFLRFSQASSFDVVYGGGESNVAVSLANYGVPVDFVTRLPKNDIGECAMMEMRKRGVGVDKIVYGGDRLGIYFLETGAVSRGSKVVYDRAHSAIAEIEPGMIDWDAVFDGVEWFHWTGITPAISQGAADVCLEAVKAADKKGITISTDLNYRAKLWTYGGDREKIMTELTSYCDIILGNEEDAEKHFGIHPEGLDVHKDGHDVKAEAFLSVCKQMMKKFPKAKKVITTLRGSISASHNTWAGVLWDGSKMYETRQYQITDIVDRVGGGDSFMGGLIYGLLKYPEDDQNALDFAVAASCLKHTIKGDANLVTVSEVEKLMGGDASGRVAR; this is translated from the coding sequence ATGAAAAAAGTAGTGACATTTGGTGAAATCATGCTCCGTTTATCACCCCCGGGATTTTTACGTTTTTCACAAGCCAGCTCCTTCGACGTGGTCTATGGTGGCGGGGAGTCTAACGTAGCGGTCTCTTTGGCCAATTATGGTGTTCCGGTAGATTTCGTAACACGTTTGCCCAAAAATGATATTGGGGAATGTGCTATGATGGAAATGCGCAAAAGAGGTGTAGGCGTAGACAAAATTGTTTATGGCGGCGACCGTTTGGGTATCTATTTTCTGGAAACCGGCGCAGTATCCCGTGGCTCAAAGGTTGTTTATGACCGTGCCCACTCCGCTATTGCGGAAATAGAACCGGGAATGATCGATTGGGATGCGGTTTTTGATGGCGTAGAATGGTTTCATTGGACGGGTATCACCCCGGCCATCTCCCAAGGAGCTGCCGATGTTTGCTTAGAGGCGGTAAAGGCAGCTGATAAAAAAGGCATTACGATTTCAACGGATTTGAACTATCGGGCCAAATTGTGGACCTATGGCGGTGACAGGGAAAAAATAATGACGGAACTAACCTCCTATTGCGATATCATACTCGGAAACGAAGAGGATGCCGAGAAACATTTCGGAATTCACCCTGAAGGCTTGGACGTTCACAAAGATGGTCACGACGTCAAGGCAGAGGCTTTTCTATCGGTGTGCAAACAGATGATGAAAAAATTCCCCAAGGCCAAAAAAGTAATTACGACCTTAAGAGGTTCCATTTCCGCATCGCACAATACTTGGGCAGGTGTATTATGGGACGGCTCCAAAATGTACGAAACACGGCAATATCAAATCACCGATATCGTCGATAGAGTGGGTGGTGGTGACTCCTTTATGGGCGGCCTGATCTATGGTTTATTGAAATATCCGGAGGATGATCAAAACGCATTGGATTTTGCGGTAGCCGCTTCTTGTTTAAAACACACTATAAAAGGAGATGCGAACTTGGTTACCGTATCAGAGGTTGAAAAATTGATGGGCGGCGATGCTTCCGGAAGGGTGGCTAGGTAA
- a CDS encoding bifunctional 4-hydroxy-2-oxoglutarate aldolase/2-dehydro-3-deoxy-phosphogluconate aldolase yields MAQFSRIEVVTVMKETGMVPLFYHPDIELGKNVLKACYDGGARLLEFTARGDFAFEVFLELNKFAIKELPGMIMGVGSITDAGAASMFMQMGANFIVTPSLREDIAIACNRRKVLWSPGCGSLTEINKAEEMGCEIVKLFPGSTYGPGFVKAIKGPQPWTSVMPTGGVTTEESNLKGWFDAGVTCVGMGSRLISKEVLANKDYSGLTNTVRDTLAMIQRLNK; encoded by the coding sequence ATGGCACAATTTTCAAGAATAGAAGTAGTAACAGTGATGAAGGAAACCGGAATGGTTCCTCTATTTTATCATCCGGATATCGAACTGGGAAAAAACGTACTGAAAGCTTGCTACGATGGTGGAGCGCGGCTATTGGAATTTACGGCGAGGGGTGATTTTGCCTTCGAGGTGTTTCTGGAACTGAATAAGTTCGCCATCAAAGAATTGCCTGGAATGATTATGGGGGTTGGTTCGATTACCGATGCGGGTGCCGCATCGATGTTCATGCAAATGGGAGCCAATTTTATAGTCACCCCTTCTTTGAGGGAAGATATTGCCATCGCTTGCAATCGAAGGAAAGTACTGTGGTCTCCGGGTTGCGGTTCGTTAACGGAAATAAATAAGGCAGAGGAAATGGGCTGTGAAATCGTGAAATTGTTTCCCGGGTCTACCTATGGCCCTGGTTTTGTTAAAGCGATTAAAGGTCCCCAGCCATGGACAAGTGTCATGCCAACAGGCGGGGTAACCACCGAGGAGAGCAACTTGAAAGGATGGTTTGATGCAGGGGTAACCTGTGTGGGTATGGGTTCTCGGCTTATCAGCAAAGAAGTGTTGGCCAACAAAGACTACAGCGGATTGACAAATACGGTTCGCGATACTTTGGCCATGATTCAGCGATTGAATAAATAA
- a CDS encoding Nramp family divalent metal transporter, whose amino-acid sequence MDKQANSSIWKKLLALVLAFGPGIFAIGYTIGTGSVTSMIVAGSTYGMQLLWVLLLSCIFSGLLMFAYGNYALVTGETALYAFKKHLKWGKLIAILIIVGISFGQWNSLMGILGISANIIYEIFLIYFPALVGYQYEVVLTIAIVIIVVFYRFLLIGKYAFFEKILVVFVSIMGLSFVISLFMVYPLPIEVAKGLVPSIPKVEGGQMMVAAFVGTTMAAATFLSRPLFVKGKGWTIKNLAQQKKDSIIAACLVFLISASVMAVACGALFHQGQPVTKVLDMVNTLEPVAGKFALTLFFFGTLSAGLSSIFPCLLIAPILVADYQSGELDTTSKQFKVITAVACLFALIVPVFGANPIEMQIVSQVFNVFVLPLVILGIILLINSKKLMREYKASIWLNIGLFAAFFFSCVISYNGVVALTDFF is encoded by the coding sequence ATGGACAAACAGGCCAACTCATCGATTTGGAAAAAATTGTTGGCCTTGGTTTTGGCTTTCGGCCCCGGTATCTTCGCCATCGGGTATACCATTGGTACCGGCAGTGTAACGTCGATGATCGTTGCCGGAAGTACCTACGGCATGCAATTGTTATGGGTGCTACTCTTAAGCTGCATCTTTTCCGGACTGCTTATGTTCGCCTATGGAAACTATGCCCTGGTTACCGGCGAAACCGCGCTTTATGCTTTTAAAAAGCATCTGAAATGGGGGAAATTGATCGCCATTCTGATCATTGTCGGTATTTCTTTCGGGCAATGGAATTCTCTCATGGGTATTTTGGGGATATCCGCCAACATCATCTACGAGATTTTCCTAATTTATTTTCCCGCTTTGGTCGGCTATCAATATGAAGTCGTGCTGACCATAGCCATTGTCATCATCGTGGTTTTTTACCGATTCTTATTGATAGGAAAATACGCCTTCTTTGAAAAAATTCTCGTTGTCTTTGTTAGTATCATGGGGCTCTCCTTTGTTATTTCGCTCTTTATGGTGTATCCGCTGCCCATTGAGGTTGCAAAAGGATTAGTACCTTCTATTCCAAAGGTGGAAGGCGGTCAAATGATGGTAGCGGCCTTTGTGGGTACGACGATGGCGGCGGCTACATTCTTATCACGTCCTTTATTTGTTAAAGGCAAGGGTTGGACCATTAAGAATCTCGCACAACAAAAGAAGGATTCGATCATAGCGGCTTGTCTGGTCTTTCTCATCAGCGCTTCGGTAATGGCGGTGGCCTGCGGCGCACTTTTTCATCAAGGGCAACCGGTAACCAAAGTATTGGATATGGTCAATACCTTGGAACCCGTGGCCGGTAAATTCGCATTGACCCTCTTCTTTTTCGGAACATTGAGCGCAGGGTTGTCCTCGATTTTTCCCTGCTTGCTGATTGCTCCGATTTTAGTGGCCGACTATCAATCGGGGGAGCTAGACACGACTTCCAAACAGTTTAAGGTCATAACGGCCGTCGCTTGCCTGTTCGCTTTGATCGTTCCCGTGTTCGGTGCCAACCCCATTGAGATGCAGATTGTGTCGCAGGTATTCAATGTTTTCGTGCTGCCCTTGGTGATATTGGGGATCATCCTACTCATCAACAGCAAAAAGTTGATGCGCGAGTACAAAGCGAGTATTTGGCTGAATATTGGTTTGTTCGCGGCATTTTTCTTTTCCTGCGTCATTTCCTATAATGGTGTAGTGGCTTTGACCGATTTCTTTTGA